In Aegilops tauschii subsp. strangulata cultivar AL8/78 chromosome 3, Aet v6.0, whole genome shotgun sequence, one genomic interval encodes:
- the LOC109767892 gene encoding uncharacterized protein, whose amino-acid sequence MYRLPFADVCKRRCRGTRKRKQAKINHPPPVDAVLEDAIHSAALRCTAGRPRRRRGMDLSSSQIRFLLPAIGGDKYTQAAHTVLDLLDGAAESSTREVGKRRLFSEQSTGLDDLQALAGQKAALVMRANTPLEMHASNTYTRLCSRNLV is encoded by the exons ATGTACCGTCTCCCCTTTGCCGACGTGTGCAAACGGCGTTGCCGTGGCACTCGAAAAAGAAAACAGGCAAAAATTAACCACCCTCCTCCAGTGGATGCGGTTCTCGAAGACGCCATTCATTCAGCTGCTTTGCGCTGCACGGCGGGGaggccacggcggcggcgggggatgGATTTGAGTTCCTCTCAGATCAG GTTCCTGCTGCCGGCAATTGGCGGCGACAAGTACACGCAAGCGGCGCATACGGTGCTAGATCTGCTGGATGGAGCAGCCGAGTCCAGCACTAGGGAGGTGGGGAAGCGCCGCCTGTTCTCAGAGCAGTCAACGGGGCTCGACGACCTGCAGGCCCTGGCTGGACAAAAG GCTGCACTAGTGATGCGGGCGAACACCCCACTGGAAATGCACGCTAGCAATACCTACACCAGGCTATGTTCGAGAAATTTGGTGTAG